The proteins below come from a single Onychomys torridus chromosome 18, mOncTor1.1, whole genome shotgun sequence genomic window:
- the Taf11 gene encoding transcription initiation factor TFIID subunit 11 isoform X2, which yields MDNPGESPTDKGGEPAESEEVRATPGVPAAADTEGIPEETDGDGDADVKEAAAEESELKSQDVSDLATMEREDSLLTPAAKKLKLDTKEKREKKQKVDEDEIQKMQILVSSFSEEQLNRYEMYRRSAFPKAAIKRLIQSITGTSVSQNVVIAMSGISKVFVGEVVEEALDVCEKWGEMPPLQPKHMREAVRRLKSKGQIPNSKHKKIIFF from the exons ATGGACAACCCTGGGGAGTCGCCCACAGACAAAGGCGGAGAGCCAGCGGAGTCAGAGGAGGTGAGGGCTACTCCTGGGGTCCCGGCGGCCGCCGACACTGAGGGAATCCCAGAGGAAACCGACGGAGATGGAGACGCAGACGTGAAAGAAGCCGCGGCGGAGGAAAGCGAG CTCAAGAGTCAGGATGTCTCCGATTTAGCAACAATGGAGAGGGAAGACTCGTTACTTACTCCTGCAGCCAAAAAGCTGAAACTGGACaccaaagagaagagggaaaagaaacagaaagtggaCGAAGATGAGATTCAGAAGATGCA AATCCTGGTCTCTTCTTTTTCTGAGGAGCAGCTGAACCGTTATGAAATGTATCGCCGGTCAGCTTTCCCTAAGGCAGCTATTAAAAGG ctGATCCAGTCCATCACTGGTACCTCTGTGTCCCAGAATGTTGTGATTGCCATGTCTGGTATTTCTAAAGTTTTTGTGGGGGAGGTGGTAGAAGAAG CCCTGGATGTGTGTGAGAAGTGGGGAGAAATGCCACCCCTGCAGCCCAAGCACATGCGGGAGGCTGTTCGGAGGTTGAAGTCAAAGGGGCAGATCCCCAACTCTAAGCACAAGAAAATCATCTTCTTCTAG
- the Taf11 gene encoding transcription initiation factor TFIID subunit 11 isoform X1 codes for MDNPGESPTDKGGEPAESEEVRATPGVPAAADTEGIPEETDGDGDADVKEAAAEESELKSQDVSDLATMEREDSLLTPAAKKLKLDTKEKREKKQKVDEDEIQKMQILVSSFSEEQLNRYEMYRRSAFPKAAIKRLIQSITGTSVSQNVVIAMSGISKVFVGEVVEEDLVRECSRLVVVGLPHWCSVVGAPRTHDELGIICHEDSHKGEILHAVNISDSPVDFVSYH; via the exons ATGGACAACCCTGGGGAGTCGCCCACAGACAAAGGCGGAGAGCCAGCGGAGTCAGAGGAGGTGAGGGCTACTCCTGGGGTCCCGGCGGCCGCCGACACTGAGGGAATCCCAGAGGAAACCGACGGAGATGGAGACGCAGACGTGAAAGAAGCCGCGGCGGAGGAAAGCGAG CTCAAGAGTCAGGATGTCTCCGATTTAGCAACAATGGAGAGGGAAGACTCGTTACTTACTCCTGCAGCCAAAAAGCTGAAACTGGACaccaaagagaagagggaaaagaaacagaaagtggaCGAAGATGAGATTCAGAAGATGCA AATCCTGGTCTCTTCTTTTTCTGAGGAGCAGCTGAACCGTTATGAAATGTATCGCCGGTCAGCTTTCCCTAAGGCAGCTATTAAAAGG ctGATCCAGTCCATCACTGGTACCTCTGTGTCCCAGAATGTTGTGATTGCCATGTCTGGTATTTCTAAAGTTTTTGTGGGGGAGGTGGTAGAAGAAG ATCTGGTCCGAGAGTGCTCCAGACTTGTCGTAGTCGGGCTTCCACACTGGTGCTCTGTTGTCGGTGCTCCAAGGACCCACGATG AACTTGGGATCATCTGCCATGAAGACAGTCACAAGGGTGAAATACTTCATGCTGTTAACATTTCAGATTCTCCTGTGGATTTTGTGAGTTATCACTAA